One Streptomyces hundungensis DNA segment encodes these proteins:
- a CDS encoding acetoacetate decarboxylase family protein, protein MARVRYGARTEAEIQAARTASSKLPDIWSTGVVAVWESDPDAVAAVLPPPLKPAERPLVRANISKVDLPGYPLGAGSVAVAAVHDGQEGWYPLVMPMTHERALIGGREVFGEPKKLGEVVVERDGLVVRASLARHNIAFVEVRGAVDGPLPLPEPTTKTDFYFKFLPAVDGEGFDADPVLVHCVRNEKVRKLEKITGDVVLRESMYDPVADLPVRRVVEITIGEKTTDQRGRVAERVSARALLPYIHQRYDDPAQILDGPPEGSV, encoded by the coding sequence ATGGCACGCGTACGGTACGGGGCGCGCACCGAGGCCGAGATCCAGGCCGCGCGCACCGCGAGCTCCAAGCTCCCCGACATCTGGTCGACCGGTGTGGTGGCCGTCTGGGAGAGCGACCCCGACGCGGTCGCGGCGGTCCTTCCGCCGCCGCTGAAGCCCGCCGAACGTCCGCTGGTGCGGGCCAACATCAGCAAGGTCGACCTGCCCGGCTATCCGCTCGGCGCGGGCTCGGTGGCGGTCGCCGCCGTGCACGACGGGCAGGAGGGCTGGTATCCGCTGGTGATGCCGATGACCCATGAACGGGCCCTGATCGGCGGGCGCGAGGTGTTCGGCGAGCCCAAGAAGCTCGGCGAGGTGGTCGTCGAGCGGGACGGCCTGGTCGTCCGGGCCTCGCTCGCCCGGCACAACATCGCGTTCGTGGAGGTGCGCGGCGCGGTGGACGGCCCGCTGCCGCTGCCCGAGCCGACGACCAAGACCGACTTCTACTTCAAGTTCCTGCCCGCCGTGGACGGCGAGGGCTTCGACGCGGACCCCGTCCTCGTGCACTGCGTACGCAACGAGAAGGTGCGCAAGCTGGAGAAGATCACCGGCGACGTGGTGCTGCGCGAGTCGATGTACGACCCCGTGGCCGATCTGCCGGTGCGCCGCGTCGTCGAGATCACCATCGGCGAGAAGACCACCGACCAGCGGGGCCGGGTGGCCGAACGCGTCAGCGCCCGGGCCCTGTTGCCCTACATCCACCAGCGCTACGACGACCCCGCGCAGATCCTCGACGGGCCGCCCGAGGGGAGCGTCTGA
- a CDS encoding SDR family NAD(P)-dependent oxidoreductase codes for MELGQGQVAVVTGAASGIGLAMARRFAAEGLKVVLADVEEGALEKAAGRLREDGAQVLARVVDVSERDSVSALADAAYDTFGAVHVLCNNAGVGSGAEGRMWEHEVNDWKWAFAVNVWGVFHGIQAFVPRMIAGGEPGRVVNTSSGDGGIAPLPTASVYAVTKSAVVTMTESLYAHLKAEGARVGASVLFPGPHMLRTGLWESHRNRPERYAKERPRRTPYRSLDQWEAAMKAAGQEIEFTPVEAVAEEVVDGIRADRFWMLPAGEHSDRQIRARSQSMLDRSNPGYLESFILD; via the coding sequence ATGGAGCTCGGGCAGGGGCAGGTCGCCGTCGTCACCGGCGCCGCGAGCGGGATCGGGCTCGCGATGGCCCGGCGGTTCGCCGCCGAGGGCCTCAAGGTGGTCCTCGCCGACGTGGAGGAGGGCGCCCTGGAGAAGGCGGCGGGGCGGTTGCGCGAGGACGGGGCCCAGGTGCTCGCCCGCGTCGTCGACGTCAGCGAACGGGACTCGGTGAGCGCGCTCGCGGACGCCGCGTACGACACCTTCGGCGCCGTGCACGTGCTGTGCAACAACGCGGGCGTCGGCTCCGGCGCCGAGGGCCGCATGTGGGAGCACGAGGTCAACGACTGGAAGTGGGCCTTCGCGGTCAATGTGTGGGGCGTCTTCCACGGCATCCAGGCCTTCGTGCCCCGCATGATCGCGGGCGGTGAGCCGGGGCGCGTCGTCAACACCTCGTCCGGGGACGGCGGGATCGCCCCGCTGCCCACCGCCTCCGTGTACGCCGTCACCAAGTCGGCGGTCGTCACCATGACCGAGTCCCTGTACGCGCATCTGAAGGCGGAGGGCGCCAGGGTGGGCGCCTCGGTGCTCTTCCCCGGCCCGCACATGCTGCGCACCGGACTGTGGGAGTCGCACCGCAACCGGCCCGAGCGGTACGCCAAGGAGCGCCCGCGCAGGACCCCCTACCGCAGTCTCGACCAGTGGGAGGCCGCCATGAAGGCGGCCGGCCAGGAGATCGAGTTCACCCCGGTCGAGGCGGTGGCCGAGGAGGTCGTCGACGGGATCCGCGCCGACCGGTTCTGGATGCTGCCCGCCGGCGAGCACAGCGACCGCCAGATCAGGGCCCGGTCGCAGTCGATGCTCGACCGGTCGAACCCGGGCTATCTGGAAAGCTTCATTCTGGACTGA
- a CDS encoding amidohydrolase family protein, which yields MTAQNDPYLIISSDCHAGLPTEEYRPYLDARFHREFDEFLAGRERRREEMTRLGVRNEAFADRWFSDNEQGLRGGWDAVQRLKELDGDGVAAEVVFPDADAVDSRTAAPFGVGLGLSGDQDPDLGMAGARAHNRWLAEFVGHNPERHCGVALLPVTGEVDRVVAEIHRAKESGLGALMIPSMWVDKAPYHDRRYDPVWAAAAETGMPLVTHSGAAPRHEYGDHLGIYVSEVTWWPARPLWFLLWSGVFERHPGLKFGVAESGCWWLPNLLWFMDRLYLGAHGGKKLSPFAELKRPPSEYLDRQLFICATNTKRRELAQRYEIGVDNILWGSDFPHPEGTWPRTREWLKSTFHDIPVTETRRMLGLAAAEVFGFDTGKLAPIARRIGPTPAELGQPEDQLAVEASWARSREVGRHWLTEHDFPVLGVTR from the coding sequence ATGACAGCGCAGAACGACCCGTATCTGATCATCTCCTCCGACTGCCACGCCGGGCTCCCCACCGAGGAGTACCGGCCCTATCTGGACGCCCGCTTCCACCGGGAGTTCGACGAGTTCCTCGCGGGGCGCGAGCGCCGCCGCGAGGAGATGACCCGGCTCGGCGTACGCAACGAGGCCTTCGCCGACCGCTGGTTCAGCGACAACGAGCAAGGTTTGCGCGGCGGTTGGGACGCGGTGCAGCGCCTCAAGGAGCTCGACGGCGACGGGGTGGCCGCCGAGGTCGTCTTCCCCGACGCGGACGCCGTCGACAGCCGCACCGCCGCCCCCTTCGGCGTGGGCCTCGGCCTCTCCGGCGACCAGGACCCCGACCTCGGCATGGCGGGCGCGCGGGCGCACAACCGCTGGCTCGCCGAGTTCGTCGGCCACAATCCCGAACGGCACTGCGGGGTGGCCCTGTTGCCCGTCACCGGCGAGGTCGACCGGGTGGTCGCAGAGATCCACCGGGCCAAGGAGTCCGGGCTCGGCGCGCTGATGATCCCCTCGATGTGGGTGGACAAGGCGCCCTACCACGACCGCCGCTACGACCCCGTCTGGGCGGCGGCCGCCGAGACCGGCATGCCCCTGGTGACCCACTCGGGCGCGGCCCCGCGCCACGAGTACGGCGACCACCTGGGGATCTACGTCAGCGAGGTGACCTGGTGGCCGGCGAGGCCGCTGTGGTTCCTGCTGTGGTCCGGGGTCTTCGAACGCCACCCGGGGCTGAAATTCGGGGTGGCGGAGTCGGGTTGCTGGTGGCTGCCCAATCTGCTGTGGTTCATGGACCGGCTCTACCTCGGCGCCCACGGCGGCAAGAAGCTCTCCCCGTTCGCCGAGCTGAAGCGGCCGCCGAGCGAGTACCTGGACCGCCAGCTCTTCATCTGCGCCACCAACACCAAGCGCCGCGAACTGGCCCAGCGCTATGAGATCGGCGTCGACAACATCCTGTGGGGCTCCGACTTCCCCCACCCGGAGGGCACCTGGCCCCGTACCCGGGAGTGGCTGAAGAGCACCTTCCATGACATTCCGGTCACCGAGACCCGCCGGATGCTGGGCCTCGCGGCCGCCGAGGTGTTCGGCTTCGACACCGGCAAGCTCGCGCCGATCGCCCGCCGGATCGGGCCGACCCCGGCCGAACTCGGCCAGCCGGAGGACCAGTTGGCGGTGGAGGCGTCCTGGGCGCGCTCGCGCGAGGTGGGCCGCCACTGGCTGACCGAACACGACTTCCCGGTCCTCGGGGTGACGCGATGA
- a CDS encoding amidohydrolase family protein has protein sequence MTERYTVISADCHAGADLLDYRPYLESKYHEAFDAWAATYVNPYEDLLADAADRNWNSERRVADLEADGIVAEVVFPNTIPPFFPSASLMAPAPTREEFEQRWAGLRAHNRWLADFCARAPGRRAGVAQILLNDVEEAVREIRRTREAGLSGGILLPGAPPGSGVPELYSEVYDPIWGACAELGIPVNHHGGSASPPLGEEPAARAVFMVETTWFSHRALWHLIFGGVFKRHPSLNLVLTEQGSGWIPGVLDMLDYYHGRLVAAATKASTAESKFGSGLAESMGKGPSQVWRENCFVGASFMRPHEVPLRDRIGLDKIMWGSDYPHDEGTTPFSREGLRIAYAGLPSEEVAAMVGGNAARVYGFDLPFLDRIAARIGPTVAEIAEPLKEIPPEATSPAFALGGSVRVW, from the coding sequence ATGACCGAGCGCTACACCGTCATCTCGGCGGACTGCCACGCCGGCGCCGACCTCCTGGACTACCGGCCCTATCTGGAGTCGAAGTACCACGAGGCCTTCGACGCGTGGGCGGCCACCTACGTCAACCCCTACGAGGACCTGTTGGCCGACGCGGCCGACCGCAACTGGAACTCCGAGCGCCGGGTGGCCGACCTGGAGGCGGACGGCATCGTGGCGGAAGTGGTCTTCCCCAACACCATCCCGCCGTTCTTCCCGAGCGCCTCCCTCATGGCGCCCGCCCCCACCCGCGAGGAGTTCGAGCAGCGCTGGGCGGGACTGCGCGCCCACAACCGCTGGCTGGCCGACTTCTGCGCCCGGGCGCCGGGCCGCCGGGCGGGCGTCGCGCAGATCCTGCTGAACGACGTGGAGGAGGCCGTACGCGAGATCCGCCGGACCCGGGAAGCGGGCCTGAGCGGCGGGATCCTGCTGCCGGGCGCCCCGCCGGGCTCGGGGGTGCCCGAGCTCTACTCCGAGGTGTACGACCCGATCTGGGGGGCCTGTGCGGAGCTGGGCATCCCGGTCAACCACCACGGGGGCTCCGCCTCCCCGCCGCTGGGGGAGGAGCCGGCGGCCCGGGCGGTGTTCATGGTGGAGACGACCTGGTTCTCGCACCGGGCGCTGTGGCACCTGATCTTCGGCGGGGTCTTCAAACGCCACCCCTCCCTCAACCTCGTGCTCACCGAGCAGGGTTCGGGCTGGATCCCCGGCGTGCTCGACATGCTGGACTACTACCACGGGCGTCTGGTGGCGGCCGCGACGAAGGCCTCCACCGCGGAGTCCAAGTTCGGCAGCGGCCTCGCCGAGTCCATGGGCAAGGGGCCCTCCCAGGTGTGGCGGGAGAACTGCTTCGTGGGCGCCAGCTTCATGCGCCCGCACGAGGTGCCGCTGCGGGACCGGATCGGCCTCGACAAGATCATGTGGGGCAGCGACTACCCCCACGACGAAGGGACCACTCCCTTCTCCCGGGAGGGCCTGCGCATCGCCTACGCGGGCCTGCCGAGCGAGGAGGTCGCGGCGATGGTCGGCGGCAACGCGGCCCGCGTCTACGGCTTCGACCTGCCCTTCCTCGACCGGATCGCGGCCCGGATCGGCCCCACGGTGGCGGAGATAGCCGAGCCCCTGAAGGAGATACCGCCCGAGGCGACGAGCCCCGCGTTCGCCCTTGGCGGGTCGGTGCGCGTGTGGTGA
- a CDS encoding VIT1/CCC1 transporter family protein yields the protein MSSSDQHDEAHNGALGSRLNWLRAAVLGANDGIVSTAGLVVGVAGATDDRSALLTAGLAGLLAGSMSMAAGEYVSVSTQRDSEKAALALERRELKESPEAELAELTGLLAGRGLSAEVAREAAVQLTERDALRAHASVELGIDPDQLTNPWHAAWASFLAFTVGALLPLLAIVLPPLSLRLYVTVGSVLAALALTGWWSARLGSAPAHRAVLRNMGGGAVAMGVTYAAGALLGAVGV from the coding sequence ATGAGCTCATCCGACCAGCACGACGAGGCGCACAACGGGGCGCTGGGCTCGCGGCTCAACTGGTTGCGGGCCGCGGTCCTCGGCGCCAACGACGGCATCGTCTCCACGGCCGGCCTGGTCGTCGGCGTGGCCGGAGCGACCGACGACCGCTCCGCGCTCCTGACTGCGGGCCTGGCCGGACTGCTCGCCGGCTCCATGTCCATGGCGGCCGGCGAGTACGTCTCCGTCTCCACCCAGCGCGACTCAGAGAAGGCCGCCCTCGCCCTGGAGCGCCGGGAGCTGAAGGAGTCGCCGGAGGCCGAACTCGCCGAACTCACCGGCCTGTTGGCCGGGCGCGGACTCAGCGCGGAGGTGGCCCGTGAGGCGGCCGTCCAGCTCACCGAACGCGACGCGCTGCGCGCCCACGCCAGCGTCGAGCTCGGCATCGACCCCGACCAGCTCACCAACCCCTGGCACGCGGCCTGGGCCAGCTTCCTCGCCTTCACGGTGGGCGCGCTGCTCCCCCTCCTCGCGATCGTGCTGCCGCCCTTGTCGCTCCGGCTGTATGTGACGGTCGGCTCGGTCCTCGCCGCCCTCGCCCTGACCGGCTGGTGGAGCGCCCGCCTCGGCTCGGCCCCGGCCCACCGCGCGGTCCTGCGGAACATGGGCGGGGGCGCGGTGGCGATGGGGGTCACCTATGCGGCGGGGGCGCTGCTGGGGGCGGTGGGGGTGTAG
- a CDS encoding sterol desaturase family protein produces MSPNLPDVVLWSIPAFVLLTVVEMVSYRLHPDEDAAGYETKDAATSVGMGLGSLVFDALWKIPIVAIYTAVYALTPLAIPVLWWTVPLMLLGQDFFYYWSHRGHHVIRILWACHVVHHSSRKFNLTTALRQPWTTWTVWPFYVPLIALGVHPAVLAFCSSANLVYQFWVHTERVGKLPRPFEFVLNTPSHHRVHHASQGGYLDRNFGGILIVWDRMFGSFTPETERPVFGLTKNISTFNPLRVATHEYAAIARDVRAAHTWRERAGRVFRGPGWQPKAALAPTPAEPVPAAAGESATGPAAVAERAV; encoded by the coding sequence ATGTCGCCGAACCTGCCCGATGTCGTGCTGTGGTCGATACCCGCCTTCGTGCTGCTCACCGTCGTCGAGATGGTGAGCTACCGCCTCCATCCGGACGAGGACGCCGCCGGGTACGAGACGAAGGACGCCGCCACCAGCGTCGGCATGGGCCTCGGCAGCCTGGTCTTCGACGCGCTGTGGAAGATTCCCATCGTCGCGATCTACACGGCCGTCTACGCGCTGACGCCACTCGCCATCCCGGTCCTGTGGTGGACCGTGCCCCTGATGCTGCTCGGGCAGGACTTCTTCTACTACTGGTCCCACCGCGGCCACCATGTGATCCGGATCCTGTGGGCCTGCCACGTGGTGCACCACTCCAGCCGCAAGTTCAACCTCACCACCGCCCTGCGCCAGCCCTGGACGACCTGGACGGTGTGGCCCTTCTACGTGCCGCTCATCGCGCTCGGCGTGCACCCCGCGGTCCTGGCGTTCTGCTCGTCGGCCAACCTCGTCTACCAGTTCTGGGTGCACACCGAGCGGGTCGGCAAGCTGCCCCGGCCGTTCGAGTTCGTCCTCAACACGCCCTCCCACCACCGGGTGCACCACGCCTCCCAAGGCGGCTATCTGGACCGGAACTTCGGCGGCATCCTGATCGTCTGGGACCGGATGTTCGGCTCGTTCACGCCCGAGACCGAGCGGCCCGTGTTCGGGCTCACCAAGAACATCTCCACCTTCAACCCGCTGCGCGTCGCCACCCACGAGTACGCCGCCATCGCCCGCGACGTCCGCGCCGCGCACACCTGGCGCGAGCGTGCCGGACGGGTCTTCCGCGGCCCGGGCTGGCAGCCGAAGGCAGCGTTGGCGCCCACCCCGGCCGAGCCCGTCCCCGCAGCCGCGGGCGAGTCGGCCACCGGGCCCGCCGCCGTCGCGGAGCGCGCCGTATGA
- a CDS encoding lysoplasmalogenase: MTRPGALARGTHPGADAPAPPHPGAATPLLAAFALVCLLDLGSLLAHWHPGHLLAKPLLMPLLAGHVYARGGPRLLVAALLCGWGGDVFLLSDADPAFLLGMGCFAAGHVCYLVLFGRGRTHLGLGAAYGVALIATVAALWGDLPGGLRIPVAGYSLLLTGMAYRSSRLGPLVGLGGALFLLSDTLIATGVADWPQPPRPDFWIMLTYLGAQALLAQAYRERPRTTP, translated from the coding sequence ATGACACGACCGGGCGCCCTCGCGCGCGGGACGCACCCGGGCGCCGACGCGCCGGCCCCGCCGCACCCCGGCGCGGCCACCCCGCTCCTCGCGGCCTTCGCGCTCGTCTGCCTCCTCGACCTCGGCTCGCTGCTCGCGCACTGGCACCCCGGCCACCTTCTCGCCAAGCCGCTCCTGATGCCGCTGCTCGCCGGACACGTGTACGCGCGCGGCGGACCCCGGCTGCTCGTCGCGGCGCTGCTGTGCGGCTGGGGCGGCGATGTGTTCCTGCTCTCGGACGCCGACCCCGCCTTCCTGCTCGGCATGGGCTGCTTCGCCGCCGGACACGTCTGCTACCTCGTGCTGTTCGGACGGGGCAGAACGCATCTTGGGCTCGGCGCCGCCTACGGGGTCGCGCTGATCGCCACCGTCGCGGCGCTCTGGGGCGACCTGCCGGGCGGGCTGCGGATCCCGGTCGCCGGCTACAGCCTGCTGCTCACCGGGATGGCCTACCGCTCCTCCCGGCTCGGCCCGCTCGTCGGCCTCGGCGGCGCCCTGTTCCTGCTCTCCGACACCCTCATCGCCACCGGCGTCGCCGACTGGCCGCAGCCCCCGCGCCCCGACTTCTGGATCATGCTGACCTATCTCGGCGCGCAGGCCCTTCTCGCACAGGCGTACCGTGAGAGGCCCCGAACCACCCCCTGA
- a CDS encoding zinc-dependent alcohol dehydrogenase family protein, with the protein MRATVIHAPHDIRVEEVPDPRIQTSTDAVVRVLRACICGSDLWAYRGESPRQPGQRIGHEFLGIVEETGPEVRGLAKGDLVVAPFVWSDGTCDFCAEGLTTSCPQGGFWGSVGSDGGQGEAVRVPFADGTLVKLPADAASDDHLLTALLALSDVMGTGHHAAIGAGVTPGSTVAVVGDGAVGLCGVLAAKRLGAERIIALGRHQARTDIAKLFGATHVVAERGEAAVDAVRELTRGQGAHAVIEAVGTEQSMRTAVDITRDGGAIGYVGVPHGSGTGLDLGVMFDRNIALRGGVAPVRTYIPELLADILDGTIDPSPVFDLTVSVEGVPDGYRAMDERTALKVLVKP; encoded by the coding sequence ATGCGCGCCACCGTCATCCATGCCCCCCACGACATCCGGGTGGAGGAGGTGCCGGACCCGAGGATCCAGACGTCCACCGACGCGGTCGTCCGCGTCCTGCGGGCCTGCATCTGCGGCAGCGACCTGTGGGCGTACCGCGGCGAGTCACCGCGTCAGCCGGGGCAGCGCATCGGCCACGAGTTCCTCGGCATCGTCGAGGAGACCGGGCCCGAGGTGCGCGGGCTCGCCAAGGGCGACCTCGTCGTCGCGCCGTTCGTCTGGTCCGACGGCACCTGCGACTTCTGCGCCGAGGGTCTCACGACGTCCTGCCCGCAGGGCGGGTTCTGGGGCTCGGTCGGCTCCGACGGCGGCCAGGGCGAGGCGGTCCGCGTCCCGTTCGCCGACGGCACCCTCGTCAAGCTGCCCGCCGACGCCGCATCAGACGACCACCTGCTGACCGCGCTGCTCGCCCTGTCCGACGTCATGGGCACCGGGCACCACGCGGCCATCGGGGCCGGTGTCACCCCCGGCTCGACCGTCGCCGTCGTCGGTGACGGCGCCGTCGGCCTGTGCGGGGTGCTCGCCGCCAAGCGCCTCGGCGCCGAGCGGATCATCGCGCTCGGCCGCCACCAGGCCCGTACCGACATCGCCAAGCTCTTCGGCGCCACCCATGTCGTCGCCGAGCGCGGCGAGGCCGCCGTGGACGCGGTGCGCGAACTCACCCGCGGCCAGGGCGCGCACGCCGTCATCGAGGCCGTCGGCACCGAGCAGTCCATGCGCACCGCGGTCGACATCACCCGCGACGGCGGCGCCATCGGCTATGTCGGCGTCCCGCACGGCAGCGGCACCGGCCTCGACCTCGGCGTCATGTTCGACCGCAACATCGCGCTGCGCGGCGGCGTCGCCCCCGTGCGCACCTACATCCCCGAACTGCTCGCCGACATCCTCGACGGCACCATCGACCCGTCCCCGGTCTTCGACCTCACCGTCTCCGTCGAGGGCGTGCCGGACGGCTACCGGGCGATGGACGAGCGCACCGCCCTGAAGGTCCTCGTCAAGCCGTAG
- a CDS encoding S8 family peptidase, producing MTLHISRTRRAVAVSAGLATAAALALLPGTASAASTGAGPATARTASSTGPELSYIVNVRPGQGNSARVRRAVEQAGGSVLQAYDRIGVLVVHSANADFAKTIRTVKGVDSAGATRTAPLPAQSTTDVGTPRNITAEELRTLSAKAAPGEDPLEPLQWDLKAIKADKAHEKTLGSSRVTVGVIDTGVDDTHPDIAPNFDRAKSVSCITGKPDTTDGAWRPFTTGGSPHGTHVAGEIAGAKNGVGITGVAPGVKVAAIKVSTQGGSFFYTEAVVCGFMWAAEHHIDVTNNSYYTDPWYFNCKNDPDQKALVEAITRASKYAESKGTVNVAAAGNENYDFASDAITDPASPNDSTPGRRVVDPHECLDIPTQLPGVVTVASTGAKGLKSSFSNYGLGVIDIAAPGGDSTAYQPPQAPATSGLILGPVPGGSWAYMAGTSMATPHVVGVAALLKSQHPYASAWEIKALLALGADRTPCTTPYDIDGDGKVDAVCQGGTFYNGFYGAGITNALNAVR from the coding sequence ATGACGTTGCACATCTCCCGTACGCGCCGCGCCGTCGCCGTCTCGGCGGGTCTGGCCACCGCCGCCGCGCTCGCGCTGCTGCCCGGCACCGCGTCGGCCGCTTCCACCGGAGCCGGGCCGGCCACCGCGCGGACCGCTTCCAGCACCGGCCCGGAGCTCAGCTACATCGTCAACGTCCGCCCCGGGCAAGGCAATTCGGCCCGGGTACGCAGAGCTGTCGAGCAGGCGGGCGGCTCGGTGCTCCAGGCGTACGACCGCATAGGCGTGCTCGTCGTGCACTCCGCCAACGCGGACTTCGCCAAGACCATCCGTACGGTCAAGGGCGTCGACTCGGCGGGCGCGACCCGGACCGCGCCGCTGCCCGCGCAGTCCACCACCGATGTGGGCACGCCGAGGAACATCACCGCCGAGGAGCTCAGGACGCTGTCCGCCAAGGCGGCGCCCGGCGAGGATCCGCTGGAGCCGTTGCAGTGGGACCTGAAGGCGATCAAGGCGGACAAGGCGCACGAGAAGACCCTGGGCAGCTCCCGGGTCACCGTCGGCGTGATCGACACGGGCGTCGACGACACCCACCCCGACATCGCCCCGAACTTCGACCGCGCCAAGTCGGTCAGCTGCATCACCGGCAAGCCCGACACCACGGACGGCGCCTGGCGTCCGTTCACCACCGGCGGCTCCCCGCACGGCACCCATGTGGCGGGCGAGATCGCGGGCGCCAAGAACGGCGTCGGCATCACCGGGGTGGCGCCCGGGGTGAAGGTCGCGGCCATCAAGGTGTCGACGCAAGGCGGCAGCTTCTTCTACACCGAGGCCGTGGTCTGCGGGTTCATGTGGGCGGCCGAGCACCACATCGACGTCACCAACAACAGCTATTACACCGACCCCTGGTACTTCAACTGCAAGAACGACCCCGACCAGAAGGCGCTGGTCGAGGCGATCACGCGGGCCTCCAAGTACGCCGAGTCCAAGGGCACGGTGAACGTGGCGGCCGCCGGCAACGAGAACTACGACTTCGCGTCCGATGCGATCACCGACCCCGCCAGCCCGAACGACTCGACGCCGGGCCGCCGGGTCGTCGACCCGCACGAGTGCCTGGACATCCCGACCCAGCTTCCCGGTGTGGTGACGGTCGCCTCGACCGGCGCCAAGGGGCTGAAGTCGTCCTTCTCGAACTACGGCCTCGGCGTGATCGACATCGCGGCGCCGGGCGGCGACTCGACCGCGTACCAGCCGCCCCAGGCCCCGGCCACCAGCGGACTGATCCTGGGCCCGGTGCCCGGCGGGAGCTGGGCGTACATGGCGGGCACGTCCATGGCGACGCCGCATGTGGTGGGCGTCGCGGCCCTGTTGAAGTCGCAGCACCCGTACGCCTCGGCGTGGGAGATCAAGGCGCTGCTCGCGCTCGGGGCGGACCGTACGCCGTGCACCACTCCGTACGACATCGACGGTGACGGCAAGGTGGACGCGGTCTGCCAGGGCGGCACGTTCTACAACGGCTTCTACGGGGCGGGCATCACCAACGCCCTCAACGCCGTTCGCTAG
- a CDS encoding DUF485 domain-containing protein has translation MATDAPPPEAGAEHRPAQPSTEAFVAEQQSAEFGELRRAHRSFAFPLTIAFITWYLLYVLLSNYAGGFMGTKVVGHINVAFVFGLAQFLTTFLIAWFYSRHATAKLDPKAAAIKSRMEADA, from the coding sequence GTGGCCACCGACGCGCCGCCGCCCGAAGCCGGGGCGGAACACCGCCCGGCCCAGCCCAGTACCGAGGCATTCGTCGCGGAGCAGCAGAGCGCGGAATTCGGTGAACTCCGCCGCGCGCACCGCTCGTTCGCCTTCCCGCTGACCATCGCCTTCATCACCTGGTACCTGCTGTACGTGCTGCTGTCCAACTACGCGGGCGGCTTCATGGGGACCAAGGTCGTCGGCCACATCAACGTGGCCTTCGTGTTCGGCCTCGCCCAGTTCCTGACCACCTTCCTCATCGCCTGGTTCTACTCGCGCCACGCCACGGCCAAGCTCGACCCCAAGGCCGCGGCCATCAAGTCCCGTATGGAGGCCGACGCATGA